The following are from one region of the Paenibacillus sp. JZ16 genome:
- a CDS encoding ArsR/SmtB family transcription factor has translation MIYIKDLMSGLDIFKALSSEIRIQILELLAKNQSLNLNDLANKLNLSNGAITMHIKKLEDSGLIEINTTGGKHGIQKICYLNKDTLMVDLRSKDIDNLYEVEIQVGHYSDYQAIPTCGLATKDSIIGDFDDPRYFADPERINSEIIWLTEGFLEYRIPNYLKSNQSFREIQFSLELGSEAPGYCDNYPSDIFFYVNGIEIGSWTSPGDFGDKRGTFNPEWWPPHLNQYGMLKLIRINKEGSFIDGCRISDVGLNQIQLDYKSELTFRIAVNERSVNKRGLTIYGKHFGNYSQDLLARVLYDVKED, from the coding sequence ATGATCTACATTAAAGATTTAATGAGCGGGCTTGACATCTTTAAAGCGCTCAGCTCGGAAATTCGCATTCAAATTTTGGAACTGCTGGCCAAGAACCAAAGCTTGAACCTGAACGATCTCGCGAACAAGCTGAATCTCAGCAATGGCGCTATTACTATGCATATCAAGAAATTGGAAGATAGCGGCCTGATCGAAATCAATACGACTGGCGGGAAGCATGGCATTCAGAAAATCTGCTACCTGAACAAAGATACCCTCATGGTTGATCTTCGCAGCAAGGACATTGATAACTTGTACGAGGTGGAGATTCAGGTTGGCCATTACAGCGATTATCAAGCTATCCCGACCTGCGGGCTTGCGACCAAGGACAGCATTATCGGAGATTTTGACGATCCGCGTTATTTCGCCGATCCGGAGCGGATCAACTCGGAGATCATCTGGCTTACCGAAGGTTTCCTGGAATACCGGATTCCGAATTATTTGAAGTCCAACCAATCGTTCCGCGAGATCCAATTCTCTCTAGAGCTTGGCTCCGAGGCGCCGGGATATTGCGACAATTATCCGTCGGACATTTTCTTTTACGTTAACGGGATCGAGATTGGCAGCTGGACAAGTCCGGGAGATTTCGGGGACAAACGGGGTACCTTCAACCCTGAATGGTGGCCGCCGCATTTGAACCAATACGGCATGTTGAAGCTGATCCGGATTAACAAGGAAGGCAGCTTTATCGATGGATGCCGCATTTCGGATGTCGGTCTGAACCAGATTCAGCTTGATTACAAGAGCGAGCTCACCTTCAGGATCGCCGTTAACGAGCGATCTGTTAATAAACGCGGTTTAACGATTTACGGCAAGCATTTCGGCAACTACAGCCAGGACCTGTTGGCCCGCGTGCTGTATGATGTGAAGGAAGATTAA
- a CDS encoding ribulokinase: protein MGNKYTIGVDYGTQSGRAVLVNLADGQEVADHVTPYRHHVIDEFLPGSGKKLEHDWALQHPGDYLEVLKVSVPAVIQQSGIDPADVIGIGIDFTACTMLPVDELGEPLCFQPELADQPHSWVKLWKHHAAQPEADKINAIAAERGEAFLPRYGGKISSEWMIAKVWQILDEAPAIYERADRFLEATDWVISQMTGQIVRNSCTAGYKAIWHKQDGYPSKEYFKALDPRLEDLTDTKLRGEVRPLGSSAGGLTEKMAEMMGLTPGIAVAVGNVDAHAAVPAVGVVTPGKLVMAMGTSICHMLLGTEEKQVEGMCGVVEDGIIPGLYGYEAGQSAVGDIFEWYVEEALPAYVKEAASEEGIGVHQWLEREAAAYKPGQTGLLALDWWNGNRSVLVDTDLTGLILGMTLLTKPQEIYRALLEATAFGTRKIVDAFHENGVAVDVLYACGGLPQKNRLLMQIYADVTNREIMVADSKQTPALGAAMFAAVAAGEAQGGYDSIIDAAEKMARVKEETFKPIPEHVEVYEQLYQEYSKLHDYFGRGENDVMKRLKRIKQTAE, encoded by the coding sequence ATGGGGAATAAATACACCATTGGTGTTGATTACGGAACACAGTCCGGGCGAGCGGTGTTGGTTAATTTGGCTGACGGGCAGGAAGTAGCGGATCATGTTACGCCTTACCGGCATCATGTCATCGATGAATTTTTGCCAGGTTCCGGTAAGAAGCTGGAGCACGATTGGGCGCTGCAGCATCCGGGGGATTATCTGGAGGTTCTGAAGGTATCCGTGCCTGCCGTTATTCAGCAATCCGGCATTGATCCGGCGGATGTGATCGGCATCGGCATTGATTTTACGGCTTGCACCATGCTGCCCGTTGACGAGCTTGGGGAGCCGCTCTGCTTCCAACCGGAGCTGGCCGACCAGCCGCACAGCTGGGTTAAGCTGTGGAAGCATCATGCCGCCCAGCCTGAAGCAGACAAGATCAACGCGATTGCCGCTGAGCGCGGAGAAGCCTTCTTGCCCCGCTATGGCGGGAAGATTTCTTCCGAATGGATGATTGCCAAGGTCTGGCAAATTCTTGATGAGGCACCGGCGATCTATGAACGTGCGGACCGATTCCTGGAAGCGACCGATTGGGTCATTTCCCAAATGACCGGCCAGATTGTCCGCAACAGCTGTACGGCTGGTTACAAGGCGATATGGCATAAACAAGACGGATATCCAAGCAAGGAATATTTTAAGGCGCTGGACCCCCGGTTGGAGGATCTGACCGATACGAAGCTGCGCGGAGAGGTCCGTCCCCTCGGCAGCAGCGCAGGCGGTCTTACTGAGAAGATGGCGGAGATGATGGGCTTAACTCCAGGGATTGCCGTGGCCGTCGGCAACGTTGACGCTCATGCCGCGGTGCCTGCGGTCGGTGTCGTCACACCGGGCAAGCTGGTAATGGCGATGGGCACATCGATCTGCCATATGCTGCTCGGTACCGAAGAGAAGCAGGTTGAAGGGATGTGCGGTGTCGTCGAGGATGGCATCATTCCCGGATTATACGGTTATGAAGCCGGGCAATCGGCAGTAGGCGATATTTTTGAATGGTACGTCGAGGAAGCGCTTCCCGCGTATGTAAAAGAAGCTGCGTCCGAGGAAGGAATCGGCGTGCATCAATGGCTTGAGCGAGAAGCGGCTGCCTATAAGCCGGGTCAAACCGGATTGCTTGCACTGGATTGGTGGAACGGCAACCGTTCCGTGCTGGTGGATACGGATCTGACCGGGCTGATCTTAGGGATGACCCTGTTGACGAAGCCGCAGGAAATCTACCGCGCCTTGCTTGAGGCGACCGCATTCGGTACGCGCAAAATCGTGGACGCTTTTCACGAGAACGGTGTCGCGGTGGACGTCCTGTATGCTTGCGGCGGACTGCCTCAAAAGAACCGTCTCTTGATGCAGATTTATGCGGATGTGACGAATCGCGAAATTATGGTGGCTGATTCCAAACAGACGCCGGCGCTTGGCGCCGCGATGTTCGCTGCAGTCGCTGCGGGCGAGGCGCAGGGCGGGTATGATTCGATTATCGATGCCGCCGAGAAGATGGCACGGGTGAAGGAAGAGACCTTCAAGCCGATTCCGGAGCATGTGGAAGTGTATGAGCAGTTGTATCAGGAATACAGCAAGCTGCATGACTATTTTGGCCGGGGCGAAAACGACGTGATGAAGCGGCTGAAACGAATTAAGCAAACGGCTGAATAG
- a CDS encoding GntR family transcriptional regulator: MNNRRIPKYIVLKNELLSWFESGRLQAGKQVPSEHEIADQFGVSRQTVRQTFGELEKEGWLERIQGKGTFARNPDRRESEQVKTIGIITTYISDYIFPHIVRGAEAELRSKGYRLLLSSTDNNKVKEMESLQLMTSQPLSGLIIEPTKSAEGNPNLTYFLSLQEKGIPFLMINEKYRELECPCLKLDDELGGYKAARHLIENGHQAIAGFFKRDDLQGVNRLKGFLRAHREAGIPVSPERVVTYTTEQKGSLPYDQAIQLLKQPEEQRPTGFVCYNDELAVSLAEAAGQCGLHIPQDVSMVGFDDSTLAVASGVKLTTMTHPKTEMGIMAARQLISMIEFHTVIEDTVFQPELVERESVKKR, translated from the coding sequence ATGAATAATAGACGGATACCCAAATATATTGTATTAAAAAACGAACTGCTCTCCTGGTTTGAATCCGGAAGGCTTCAAGCAGGCAAACAGGTTCCTTCGGAGCATGAAATCGCCGACCAGTTCGGCGTAAGCCGCCAGACGGTCCGCCAAACCTTCGGCGAGCTGGAGAAGGAGGGCTGGCTGGAACGGATTCAGGGAAAAGGGACGTTCGCCAGAAATCCCGACCGGCGGGAGAGTGAGCAGGTTAAGACGATCGGCATCATTACAACCTACATCTCGGATTATATCTTCCCGCATATCGTTCGGGGAGCGGAGGCGGAGCTGCGCAGCAAGGGATATCGCCTGCTGCTCTCCAGTACCGATAACAACAAGGTGAAGGAGATGGAGAGTCTTCAGCTCATGACCAGTCAGCCGCTCAGCGGGCTCATTATCGAGCCGACCAAGAGTGCGGAGGGCAACCCGAATTTGACGTATTTCCTGTCCCTGCAGGAGAAGGGAATTCCGTTTTTGATGATCAATGAGAAGTATCGGGAGCTGGAATGTCCTTGTCTGAAGCTCGATGATGAGCTTGGCGGTTACAAGGCGGCACGTCATTTGATCGAGAACGGACACCAGGCGATAGCCGGATTCTTCAAGCGGGATGATCTTCAAGGCGTGAACCGGCTGAAAGGCTTCTTACGTGCGCATCGCGAGGCTGGAATTCCCGTTTCACCGGAGCGGGTGGTTACGTATACAACGGAACAGAAGGGAAGTCTTCCGTATGATCAGGCCATCCAGTTGCTGAAGCAGCCGGAGGAGCAGCGACCGACGGGGTTTGTATGTTATAACGACGAGCTGGCTGTATCTTTAGCGGAGGCTGCCGGGCAATGCGGGCTGCATATTCCGCAGGATGTGTCCATGGTCGGCTTCGATGATTCGACGCTTGCCGTTGCTTCCGGCGTGAAGCTGACGACGATGACCCACCCGAAGACAGAGATGGGAATCATGGCGGCCAGACAATTAATTAGTATGATTGAGTTTCATACCGTTATAGAGGATACGGTGTTTCAGCCGGAGCTGGTGGAGAGAGAATCGGTGAAGAAACGGTAG
- the araD gene encoding L-ribulose-5-phosphate 4-epimerase, translated as MLEDLKQQVLEANLELPKHGLVTFTWGNVSGIDRERGLFVIKPSGVPYEDLKAADMVVLDLKGNVVEGDMRPSSDTPTHLVLYQNFKEIGGIVHTHSPWGTSWAQAGRALPAYGTTHADYFYGEIPVTRPMTREEIEGAYELETGNVIVERFADLDPNMVPGVLVHSHAPFVWGKDPHNAVHNAVVLEECAKIAARMQQINPETEPMDQTLLDRHFLRKHGVNAYYGQK; from the coding sequence ATGTTGGAGGATTTAAAGCAGCAGGTGCTGGAGGCGAATCTGGAGCTTCCGAAGCACGGACTCGTTACCTTTACATGGGGAAATGTCAGCGGCATCGACCGTGAACGTGGACTGTTTGTCATTAAGCCAAGCGGTGTGCCTTATGAGGATTTGAAAGCGGCCGACATGGTCGTTCTGGATTTGAAGGGAAATGTCGTTGAAGGGGATATGCGCCCCTCCTCCGATACCCCGACTCATCTGGTCCTATATCAGAACTTTAAAGAGATTGGCGGAATTGTGCATACCCACTCTCCGTGGGGAACGAGTTGGGCTCAAGCCGGACGTGCGCTTCCTGCATACGGAACGACGCACGCCGACTATTTTTACGGAGAGATTCCGGTTACGCGGCCCATGACCCGCGAAGAAATTGAGGGAGCCTATGAGCTGGAGACGGGCAACGTTATTGTCGAGCGATTCGCGGACCTGGATCCGAACATGGTGCCCGGGGTGCTTGTCCATTCGCATGCGCCATTCGTGTGGGGCAAGGATCCGCATAATGCGGTGCATAACGCGGTAGTGTTAGAGGAATGCGCTAAAATTGCAGCCCGGATGCAGCAAATTAATCCGGAAACCGAACCGATGGATCAGACGCTGCTGGATCGCCATTTTTTGCGGAAGCATGGAGTTAATGCCTATTACGGTCAAAAGTAA
- the araA gene encoding L-arabinose isomerase, with product MKLKPHSFWFVTGSQHLYGPETLEQVAEHSRIVATEFDKDPVFSYPIVFKPIVTTPDEIYNLILEANNDESCAGIMTWMHTFSPAKMWIAGLAQLQKPLLHFHTQFNRDIPWETIDMDFMNLNQSAHGDREYGHIGARLGIARKVVVGHWEDGEVRDSIAGWMRTAAAYAESRRLKVARFGDNMRQVAVTEGDKVEAQIKLGWSVNGYGIGDLVQSMNEVGDDEVKALLNEYADLYSITKEGLSDGPVRDSIAYQARIEIALRRFLEEGGFGAFTTTFEDLHGMKQLPGLAVQRLMESGYGFGGEGDWKTAALTRVLKVLAGNKSTSFMEDYTYHFEPGNHMILGSHMLEVCPTIALDKPTLEVHPLGIGGKGDPARLVFNGQDGPAVNASLVDLGHRFRLLVNVVDGVKVEQPMPKLPVARVLWKPQPSLRESAEAWILAGGAHHTVLSYAMTAEHLSDWAEMVGIEAVIIDKDTTIPRFKNELRWSEAAYRLR from the coding sequence ATGAAATTGAAACCGCATTCTTTTTGGTTCGTCACCGGAAGCCAGCACTTGTATGGTCCCGAAACGCTGGAGCAGGTAGCTGAGCATTCCCGCATCGTGGCAACGGAGTTTGATAAAGATCCTGTATTTTCCTACCCCATTGTGTTCAAGCCGATCGTAACGACACCCGATGAAATATACAACCTGATTCTTGAGGCTAACAACGATGAGTCCTGCGCAGGGATTATGACCTGGATGCATACCTTCTCCCCGGCCAAAATGTGGATTGCGGGGCTAGCCCAATTGCAGAAGCCGCTTCTTCATTTCCATACCCAATTCAACCGGGATATCCCTTGGGAAACGATTGATATGGACTTTATGAATTTGAACCAATCCGCTCACGGTGATCGCGAGTATGGTCATATCGGTGCCCGTCTCGGCATTGCCCGCAAGGTGGTTGTGGGCCATTGGGAAGACGGGGAGGTTCGTGACAGCATTGCCGGCTGGATGCGGACCGCCGCGGCCTATGCCGAGAGCCGCAGGCTGAAGGTGGCCCGCTTCGGCGATAATATGCGCCAGGTGGCAGTAACCGAAGGAGATAAAGTAGAAGCGCAAATCAAGCTTGGCTGGTCCGTGAACGGTTATGGCATCGGCGATCTTGTGCAGTCCATGAATGAAGTCGGCGATGATGAGGTAAAAGCCCTCTTGAATGAATATGCCGACTTGTATTCGATAACCAAGGAAGGGCTTAGCGATGGCCCTGTACGCGATTCCATTGCGTACCAAGCCCGGATCGAGATTGCGCTTCGTCGTTTCCTCGAGGAAGGCGGCTTTGGCGCATTCACGACGACCTTTGAGGATCTGCATGGAATGAAGCAGCTTCCGGGACTCGCCGTACAGCGTCTGATGGAGTCGGGTTACGGCTTCGGCGGGGAAGGGGATTGGAAAACAGCTGCCTTGACCCGTGTATTGAAGGTGCTTGCCGGCAATAAAAGCACTTCCTTCATGGAGGACTACACCTATCACTTCGAGCCGGGGAATCATATGATTCTTGGATCGCACATGCTGGAGGTATGTCCGACCATCGCATTGGATAAACCGACGCTGGAGGTTCATCCGCTCGGGATCGGGGGCAAGGGAGATCCGGCACGTCTCGTGTTTAACGGCCAGGACGGCCCAGCTGTGAATGCTTCCCTGGTTGATCTCGGACACCGTTTCAGACTGCTGGTGAATGTGGTGGATGGCGTCAAGGTTGAACAGCCGATGCCGAAGCTGCCGGTTGCCCGTGTGCTGTGGAAACCGCAGCCATCCCTTCGCGAGTCTGCGGAAGCGTGGATTTTGGCTGGCGGAGCGCACCATACCGTTCTATCTTATGCCATGACGGCAGAGCATTTGAGCGATTGGGCAGAGATGGTCGGCATTGAAGCGGTCATTATTGATAAGGATACAACGATACCGCGCTTCAAGAACGAGCTCCGTTGGAGTGAAGCCGCATACCGTCTGCGGTAA
- the arfA gene encoding arabinosylfuranosidase ArfA, whose translation MIVDKSFRIAQVDNRIYGSFIEHLGRAVYGGIYEPGHETADAGGFRNDVKELIKELDVPIIRYPGGNFVSGYNWEDGVGPVAERPKRLELAWRTLEPNDVGTNEFISWAKEVGSDVMMAVNLGTRGIDAARNLLEYTNHPGGTYWSDLRRSHGYEQPHKIKTWCLGNEMDGPWQIGHKTSTEYGRLALETAKAMRLVDPTIELVSCGSSSTGMPTFPEWEAVTLDHTYEAVDYISLHQYYGNRDNDTANYLALSLDMDHFIHTVKSTCDYIKAKKRSKKTMYLSFDEWNVWYHSNDADRQIDPWSIAPPQLEDVYNFEDAILVGSMLITFLRHADRVKMACLAQLVNVIAPIMTENGGRSWKQTIFYPYLHASRFGRGVSLLPIVESPKYDSKDFTDVPYLDSAVVHNEEDEEITIFAVNRHLEEALELECDVRSFEGYRLLEHIVMEHEDLKAVNTASEERVKPHHQGGAKLDNGMVTTRLGKASWNVIRLKKA comes from the coding sequence ATGATCGTGGATAAGTCGTTTCGGATCGCGCAAGTTGATAACCGTATTTATGGTTCGTTCATTGAACATCTAGGCCGCGCTGTATATGGTGGGATTTACGAACCCGGCCATGAAACCGCGGATGCAGGAGGTTTTCGTAACGACGTAAAGGAACTGATCAAGGAACTGGATGTCCCGATTATAAGATATCCCGGCGGGAATTTTGTATCGGGCTATAACTGGGAAGATGGCGTAGGTCCTGTTGCCGAACGGCCAAAGCGGCTGGAGCTGGCCTGGAGAACGCTGGAGCCGAACGATGTCGGCACGAACGAGTTTATATCCTGGGCCAAGGAAGTGGGTTCGGATGTCATGATGGCCGTGAACCTGGGTACTCGGGGGATCGATGCCGCCAGAAATCTGCTGGAATACACCAACCATCCCGGAGGCACATATTGGAGTGATCTAAGACGCAGTCATGGTTATGAACAGCCGCACAAGATCAAGACCTGGTGTCTTGGCAACGAGATGGATGGACCTTGGCAGATCGGACATAAGACCTCGACGGAATACGGCCGGCTTGCGCTGGAGACGGCAAAAGCCATGCGGCTTGTCGACCCGACCATTGAACTGGTTTCATGCGGAAGCTCGAGCACGGGGATGCCGACATTCCCTGAATGGGAAGCCGTGACGCTGGATCATACGTACGAGGCGGTTGATTACATATCGCTGCATCAATATTACGGTAACCGCGATAACGATACCGCCAACTATCTGGCCCTTTCCCTGGATATGGATCACTTTATTCATACGGTCAAATCCACCTGCGATTACATCAAGGCTAAGAAACGCAGCAAAAAGACAATGTATCTCAGCTTCGACGAGTGGAATGTCTGGTACCATTCCAATGACGCCGACAGGCAGATTGATCCATGGAGCATTGCTCCGCCGCAGCTGGAGGATGTGTATAATTTCGAAGATGCCATTCTTGTCGGCAGCATGCTGATCACCTTCCTGCGCCACGCAGACCGGGTGAAGATGGCTTGCCTGGCACAGCTCGTCAACGTAATCGCGCCGATTATGACCGAGAACGGTGGCCGTTCTTGGAAGCAGACGATTTTTTATCCGTATCTGCATGCTTCCAGATTTGGCCGGGGCGTATCGCTGCTGCCGATCGTTGAGTCACCGAAGTATGATTCCAAGGATTTTACCGATGTTCCGTATTTGGACAGCGCGGTTGTTCATAACGAAGAGGATGAAGAAATTACGATCTTTGCCGTGAATCGTCATCTGGAGGAAGCATTGGAGCTCGAATGTGATGTGCGCAGCTTTGAAGGCTACAGGCTGTTGGAGCATATCGTGATGGAGCATGAGGATCTGAAAGCGGTGAATACCGCATCCGAGGAAAGAGTCAAGCCTCATCACCAGGGTGGAGCTAAGCTTGATAATGGCATGGTTACCACAAGGCTTGGCAAAGCATCATGGAACGTTATTCGCTTGAAAAAAGCTTAA
- a CDS encoding sn-glycerol-1-phosphate dehydrogenase has product MTDYLNESKGLMNRIREQQPTFRGLETMVLEPGAVQDVPSYLKRQGLSSPIVVADANTYEAAGKKLVQSLEADGQKPRLCLIQPDEQGDVVADERSLMQLFIELEPEETGCLIAVGSGTIHDITRFVSHRSGKPFISVPTAPSVDGFTSAGAPIVVRGVKQTFAATAPIAIFADPDILVKAPQPLVAAGFGDMLGKYTSLLDWKFSSTTAGEPYDEQVAAITEKALEACIQHVEAIGQRTEEGIRILMTALIESGIAMLLFGQSHPASGAEHHLSHYWEMEYLRRGNRALLHGAKVGVACSEISSLYHDAADKGMYPHAEPTHWATYREQVREWLHKVPSKEEIAELLRQAGGPSTLQELGIDDELFRESLQEAHTLRDRHTILRALNEGKVG; this is encoded by the coding sequence GTGACGGATTACTTGAACGAATCAAAAGGTTTAATGAACCGGATTAGGGAGCAGCAGCCGACGTTCCGCGGGCTAGAAACCATGGTGCTTGAGCCCGGCGCTGTGCAAGACGTGCCTTCGTATCTTAAACGGCAGGGCCTCAGTTCACCAATCGTTGTTGCAGATGCGAATACGTATGAAGCGGCGGGTAAAAAGCTGGTGCAGAGCCTGGAAGCCGATGGTCAGAAGCCCCGGCTGTGTCTGATTCAGCCAGATGAGCAAGGCGACGTTGTCGCGGATGAACGCTCCTTGATGCAGCTGTTTATCGAATTGGAGCCTGAAGAGACAGGATGCCTGATCGCTGTGGGGTCCGGGACCATTCATGACATTACGCGCTTTGTGAGTCATCGGAGCGGCAAACCCTTCATCTCGGTGCCTACGGCACCTTCGGTCGACGGCTTTACTTCGGCGGGAGCGCCGATCGTGGTCCGGGGAGTCAAGCAAACCTTTGCGGCCACGGCTCCGATCGCGATATTCGCCGATCCGGACATTCTTGTGAAGGCACCGCAGCCGCTGGTAGCGGCAGGCTTTGGCGATATGCTAGGCAAATATACATCGCTGCTGGATTGGAAATTCTCTTCGACCACGGCCGGCGAGCCCTATGATGAACAGGTGGCGGCCATTACGGAGAAGGCGCTTGAGGCTTGCATTCAGCATGTGGAGGCGATTGGCCAGCGCACGGAGGAAGGGATCCGCATTCTGATGACGGCTTTGATCGAGTCGGGTATCGCGATGCTGCTGTTCGGTCAGTCCCACCCTGCCTCCGGGGCGGAACATCATCTGTCGCATTATTGGGAGATGGAGTACTTGCGCCGCGGCAACCGGGCCCTGCTGCATGGTGCCAAAGTGGGGGTGGCCTGCAGCGAAATATCGAGCCTTTATCACGACGCGGCCGATAAGGGCATGTATCCTCATGCCGAGCCTACACACTGGGCGACATATAGAGAGCAGGTTCGGGAGTGGCTGCATAAGGTCCCTTCGAAGGAGGAGATCGCCGAGCTGCTGCGGCAAGCCGGAGGTCCGTCAACCCTGCAGGAGCTTGGCATTGATGACGAGCTGTTCCGGGAGAGTCTTCAGGAAGCGCACACGCTGCGCGACCGCCATACCATTTTGAGGGCATTGAACGAGGGCAAGGTTGGTTAG